The genome window GGGTAAGATGTctgttacaaagtatgagatacgATTTTccgagttagctcgccatgcggTCTGGTTTGTTCCcacagaccgagagaggatcaggaggtttatagatggcctcggttttcagcttcgattgcttatgaccagggagagagtatctggggtTACCTTTGATAAGGTTGTCGACATTTCTCGACAAATTGAGATGGTTCAAGGTCAGGAGAGgactgagagggaggctaagaggcctcgtggtcagggtggtttcagtggtgctcctcaggGAGGTCAGTTTCAGCAGGACCAGTTTCAGTAgagtcagtcatcattcagtgcattcCAGCACAGGGTTCTCATTATGACCCGCCCGTTCAGGTATCATCGGGTaattcttttgggcatcaggagaaacagtttcgtcagaggaggggttatttcgagtgcgAGGATTTTGGTCACAATGCGAGATATTGCCCTAGGCTGTTGGGTGGGACTCCGCAGTGGAGTACTCGgccaacggcaccagcaccagttcctccaccacccgcccagccagctaggggtggagttcagccagctaggggtggagcccagtcagctatgggtcgcccaagagggggaggcagatcggggggtggtcaggcccgtttctatgccctcccagccAGGCCATACATTATTGCTCCAGATGTTGTGATTTCAGGTATGTTCTTCtgttatactcgttcgaggacgaatatatgtttaagatagggagaatgtaacgacccggccgatcgttttgagagttataaccccgttttccctatttctacttttttttgtgttattcatctatattatattatatcgggttagttggttcgagaccggagtggtttcagagtgaattgagacacttagtctcctaagtagaaacttaagttggaaaagtcaaccgaatgttgacctatgtgtaaacgatcttgtATTTGAATTcggatggttctgttagctccgttatgtgattttggacttaggagtacattcgaaatatgatttggaggtccgtggcagaattaggcttgaattgacgaaattaaaaatttggcgattttcggtcggcagtaaaaaaaattagatatcggggtcagaatggaattccgggggttggagtaggtttgtagtgtcatttgtgacatgtgtgcaaaatttcaggtcattcggacgtggtttggttggtttcggcatcgttggcaaattttggaagttagaaatctttaggcttgaattcgggGTTAATTCGGTGTTTTGGTGTTGctttgggtgttccgaaggttcgactaagtttgtagtgGGTTATGTGACCTATTAGTGTAACtcgttgaggtcccaagggcctcgggatGATCTCGGAAGGTTAACGAAaagttgaagttggaaaatgcagctggtgctgctgttctggtgtggccgcacctgcgggttGGGAACCGTGGTGTgtgtttcgcaggtgcggagtttggaAGCCTGGGGTTTTATCGTAGAAGCAGATGAGGGGtcacacctgcgagaccgcaggtgcgaggaggtgATCGCATGCGCGATTCAAGGACcttaagtgacttccgcagatgcgggcttttgggcgcagaagcagaggccgcaggtgcgctatttggaccgcagatgcggttttgCTGGGCAAAAAGGCATAAattgaacccttcgcgaatttttggTCATTCTTCGCAATTTCAATTCaatatttggagcttttggagggttttgaagagggattcaaggggttttcattgaggtaagttacttgagccctaatacttgtatatattgtgatttttcgttgtttaatcattgtaattagtgaaaatgaggggttagggcttgagatttttggagaagtaatttaaggatttgagggaccaaacagaggccgattttgatgaattttatatggttagactcgggagaggacgaggtttattattctgccatttttgactgatttcgagacgtgggcctgggggtcgGACTTTTGGCatattttttgtagtttttcttgtggaattcattccattagcgtatattgatggtattttactgattgggaatagattcggagcatttggagaccgagtccagagacgagggcatcccgaagTAGGATTTTTacactgttaaggtaagtaacagttttaacgcTGGCTTGGAGGGTATAAACccagagaatttgatatcgtgtgactgtttagAGGTGATActcacgctaggtgacgggcgtgtggatgtatacctcgagggattaagacttgttccttcccgtgaggcctcatggccatcatctgtgtttatgtagttacttgttgttgaacttgtctgaattcatgttagagatcatgcttaggctttattcatgctcacattatttgtactcaatcatagaaattattgtacatgtttaccttagtctctattatttgctaatatgttgtgatacttgatgtgggctgtgttcctttatttgttggtgatgatgaggctagtgaggtgcatgattgagtgaggccgagggcctggttgtgaggatattaataccatagcgtgtgagttgtccgcgtagcacgtgagttgaccgtgcgggtccaagtattgataccatagcgtgtgagttgtccgcgtagcacgtgagttgaccgtgcggatccaggtattgatatgatggcacgtgagttgtccgtgcttagcgcttgggctttgggagcccctccggagtctatacacacacccagtgagtgcagagtgttgagtgttttgagtattgagtgcgaagtgcgagtgatgagtgatagaGTGACACTGATGTGAGGTTGTATTTaattgtgttgttgctgcatttatctgctatactctttgtggcatttactgagttatgaaatttacctgtttatttctgtttatattttaaattgtgaaaataaataattggactgttttacttatcTTGTTAGTATTgatcagttccttagttatttctattacttgctgaggtggttgtacttatgctacaccctgcactttatgtgcaaatccaggtgagTTACAGCGCGGCGATccttgagttcaggccggctatctgtggagattccaaggtagcttCTAGCGTCCGCAaaaccttgttactccttttatcatttcttcttttggactgtattgacagttagaaagttttcatttc of Nicotiana tomentosiformis chromosome 7, ASM39032v3, whole genome shotgun sequence contains these proteins:
- the LOC138895222 gene encoding uncharacterized protein, translating into MFVPESRREELRRQFEHFRQGKMSVTKYEIRFSELARHAVWFVPTDRERIRRFIDGLGFQLRLLMTRERVSGVTFDKVVDISRQIEMVQGQERTEREAKRPRGQGGFSGAPQGGQFQQDQFQ